One window of the Anaerobranca gottschalkii DSM 13577 genome contains the following:
- a CDS encoding DNA polymerase Y family protein, translating to MTKRVIFHIDVNSAYLSWEAVYQLQQGSKVDLREIPSVVGGDIKKRSGIVLAKSIPAKKYNIKTGETLFSAKLKCPHLVIVPPRYKLYMDCSAAMGKILRKYSPSIQFFSIDEVFLDYTNLERHFGPPEIAANLIKDDIKKTLGFTVNIGISSNKLLAKMASEFEKPDKVHTLFPEEIPAKMWPLPVGELFMVGSKTKEKLLAKNIKTIGQLANTNPDFLYSFLKSHGILIWNYANGRENSPVRNESLPMKGLGNSTTIPFDVTTKEDAHKILMGLTENLCFRLRNLQKCASVVSVSIKNNQFEYYSHQKKLSHYTNCTKIILETVKNLFTEMWNKEPIRQMGIHLTDFCDNDFHQLSFFETDPIKYKRLDNAIDKIRLKYGKDSIFPSCYLHSEISPLQGGVIKEEDYPMMSSIL from the coding sequence ATGACAAAAAGAGTTATTTTTCATATAGATGTAAATTCTGCTTATTTGTCATGGGAGGCTGTTTATCAATTACAACAAGGTAGTAAAGTGGATTTAAGGGAAATTCCTTCTGTTGTAGGAGGTGATATAAAAAAAAGGAGTGGTATTGTATTAGCAAAATCTATTCCTGCTAAAAAATACAATATTAAAACAGGCGAAACCCTTTTCTCTGCTAAACTAAAGTGTCCCCATCTGGTAATTGTACCTCCTAGATATAAACTTTATATGGACTGTAGTGCTGCTATGGGAAAAATTTTAAGAAAATATTCTCCATCTATTCAGTTTTTTTCTATAGATGAAGTTTTTTTAGATTATACCAATTTAGAAAGACACTTCGGCCCCCCTGAAATTGCCGCCAACTTAATTAAAGATGATATTAAAAAAACTTTGGGCTTTACAGTAAATATTGGAATAAGCTCTAATAAACTATTGGCAAAAATGGCTTCAGAATTTGAAAAACCTGATAAAGTTCACACTTTATTTCCAGAAGAAATTCCCGCAAAAATGTGGCCTTTACCTGTCGGTGAATTATTTATGGTAGGTTCCAAAACCAAAGAAAAGCTTTTAGCAAAAAATATTAAAACAATTGGTCAATTGGCTAATACAAATCCTGATTTTTTATATAGTTTCCTAAAAAGTCACGGGATCCTAATTTGGAATTATGCCAATGGAAGAGAAAATTCTCCCGTTAGAAATGAAAGCTTACCTATGAAAGGCCTAGGTAACTCTACAACTATTCCCTTTGATGTTACTACAAAAGAAGATGCCCATAAAATTCTCATGGGACTTACCGAAAACCTTTGTTTTAGATTAAGAAATTTACAAAAGTGTGCTTCTGTTGTAAGTGTTTCCATTAAAAATAACCAGTTTGAGTATTATTCCCATCAAAAAAAACTATCCCACTATACCAACTGTACAAAAATAATTTTAGAAACTGTTAAAAATCTGTTTACTGAAATGTGGAATAAAGAACCAATTCGACAGATGGGCATACATTTAACAGATTTTTGCGATAATGATTTCCATCAACTATCCTTTTTTGAGACAGATCCCATCAAGTATAAACGTCTAGATAACGCCATAGATAAAATTCGTTTAAAATATGGTAAAGATTCAATTTTCCCTTCTTGTTACTTACATTCAGAAATTAGCCCATTACAAGGTGGAGTTATAAAAGAAGAAGATTATCCAATGATGTCTAGTATACTCTAA
- the dapB gene encoding 4-hydroxy-tetrahydrodipicolinate reductase — protein MDLLILSTGKMGQKTLELALEDSFFTKVKAISSEELHMEEYTQYNVVITFSRPQAIFKTLDYCLRKNIPLVIGTTNFTNDQQNEIYKSSKKIPILQASNMSVGMNLLFKLAEITAQIIGGQTDIEIIEAHHNKKKDAPSGSAKTLIDFIQKGLGYDTKLKHGRIGEEVREEREIGVHAIRGGNIVGYHEAQFIGPLETIKLCHEAHDRSVFASGALTASKFIVNVPPNFYTMEDVFDFTLRKRS, from the coding sequence ATGGATTTATTAATTTTAAGTACCGGAAAAATGGGTCAAAAAACTTTGGAATTAGCTTTAGAAGATTCTTTTTTTACAAAAGTTAAAGCAATTAGTTCTGAAGAGTTACATATGGAAGAATATACTCAATACAATGTAGTAATTACTTTTTCACGACCTCAAGCAATTTTCAAAACTTTAGATTATTGTCTAAGAAAAAATATACCCCTTGTTATTGGGACTACTAACTTTACCAATGATCAACAAAATGAAATATATAAAAGTTCAAAGAAAATACCTATCTTACAAGCATCAAATATGTCTGTAGGTATGAATTTACTGTTTAAATTAGCTGAAATTACAGCTCAAATTATTGGGGGGCAAACAGATATTGAGATAATAGAAGCACATCATAATAAAAAAAAGGATGCTCCTTCTGGAAGTGCCAAAACTTTAATTGATTTTATTCAAAAAGGTTTAGGATATGATACTAAACTTAAGCACGGACGGATAGGAGAAGAAGTTAGGGAAGAAAGAGAAATAGGTGTTCATGCTATAAGGGGGGGTAATATAGTAGGTTACCATGAAGCACAATTTATTGGACCTTTAGAAACAATAAAACTCTGCCATGAAGCCCATGATAGATCAGTTTTTGCCAGTGGGGCATTAACTGCTTCTAAGTTTATAGTAAATGTACCCCCTAATTTTTATACTATGGAAGATGTTTTTGACTTCACTTTAAGAAAAAGGAGTTAG
- a CDS encoding YraN family protein, translating into MNKQQLAKNGEDIAAQYLQSQGLILIRKNFRCKLGEIDLILQDKETIVFCEVKTRTNLKFGDPLEAIDKKKLNKLVKLAQYYLITEKNNNPFRIDCVGIYIQGEDYFINWIKNCTL; encoded by the coding sequence ATGAATAAACAACAATTAGCTAAAAATGGAGAAGATATAGCTGCACAATATTTACAGAGTCAAGGACTTATTTTAATTAGAAAAAATTTTAGGTGTAAATTAGGAGAGATAGATTTAATTTTACAAGATAAAGAAACTATCGTATTTTGTGAAGTTAAAACTAGGACTAATTTAAAATTTGGCGATCCTTTAGAAGCAATAGATAAAAAAAAGCTAAATAAATTAGTTAAATTAGCTCAATATTATTTGATAACAGAAAAGAACAATAACCCCTTTAGAATTGATTGTGTAGGAATATACATTCAAGGTGAAGATTATTTTATCAATTGGATTAAAAATTGTACTTTATAA
- a CDS encoding HD-GYP domain-containing protein — MRRVAVNLLKEGDILANPVKSPSGSILLAKGTRITQNIKNKLPQLGIAFVYIEDSTLPYLSIHEIISEDNLSEAIKTIKKRSLISIIIDGVQRHTRENLDLDRLNSIVNNIIDELMDHKLILSSFAELKLLDNYTYQHSINVCIYSLIIGHSLKFTRTQLFQLGLGALLHDIGKTKIPISIINKPGILSVDEYEKVIAHTILGFELIKKAGKIPLLSAHVALQHHERLMGSGYPRKLKGDAIHPFGYIVGIADMFDALTAEKPYRPRFSIKDTIEILESSGGNLFPQEYIEKFLQTVILYPLGYKVKLNNGEVGVVIGQGKNPLTPIIKVIKGEFYQILDLEEYPQLFIEEVVYE; from the coding sequence GCAGTAAATCTTTTAAAAGAAGGAGATATATTGGCAAATCCGGTAAAAAGTCCTAGTGGCTCTATTTTATTGGCTAAAGGTACCAGGATAACCCAAAACATAAAAAACAAATTACCACAATTAGGGATAGCTTTTGTTTATATAGAAGATAGTACTTTACCTTATTTAAGTATTCACGAAATTATTAGTGAAGATAATTTAAGTGAAGCTATAAAAACTATAAAAAAGAGATCATTAATAAGTATTATTATTGATGGAGTGCAAAGACATACTAGAGAAAACTTAGATTTGGATAGATTAAACTCTATTGTTAATAATATAATTGATGAGTTAATGGATCATAAACTTATCTTATCTAGTTTTGCAGAACTTAAATTATTAGATAATTATACCTACCAGCATAGTATTAATGTATGTATTTATTCATTAATTATCGGTCATAGCTTAAAATTTACTAGAACGCAACTTTTTCAACTAGGATTAGGGGCATTGTTACATGATATAGGTAAAACAAAAATTCCTATCAGTATTATAAATAAGCCAGGGATTTTGTCTGTCGATGAATATGAAAAAGTGATTGCCCATACTATTTTGGGTTTTGAGCTTATAAAGAAGGCTGGGAAAATACCCCTTTTATCTGCCCATGTAGCCTTACAACATCACGAGAGGCTAATGGGAAGTGGATATCCTAGGAAATTAAAAGGAGATGCTATTCACCCCTTTGGTTATATTGTGGGAATAGCAGATATGTTTGACGCTTTAACGGCAGAAAAGCCATATAGACCTCGTTTTTCAATAAAGGACACTATCGAAATTTTAGAATCTAGTGGTGGAAACCTTTTTCCTCAAGAGTATATTGAAAAATTTTTACAAACGGTTATACTTTACCCCTTGGGATATAAGGTAAAACTAAATAACGGAGAAGTGGGAGTAGTCATAGGTCAAGGTAAAAATCCATTAACCCCTATAATTAAGGTTATAAAAGGGGAATTCTATCAAATTTTAGATTTAGAGGAATACCCTCAGTTATTTATTGAGGAAGTTGTTTATGAATAA
- a CDS encoding RNA-guided endonuclease InsQ/TnpB family protein: LVKTKPEYVVMENLNTKGMLKNKKISKAIQEQTFREFRRQMEYKCRWNNIKFILVNRFYPSSKTCSSCGSIKDKLSLSERTFRCNDCGYEIDRDLNASINLKNYGKSIA, encoded by the coding sequence TTGGTGAAAACCAAACCAGAATATGTAGTTATGGAAAACCTAAATACAAAGGGAATGTTAAAAAACAAAAAAATATCTAAAGCAATCCAAGAACAAACATTCCGTGAATTTAGGAGACAGATGGAATACAAATGCCGATGGAATAATATTAAATTTATACTTGTAAATAGGTTTTATCCTTCATCTAAAACTTGTAGTAGCTGTGGAAGTATAAAAGACAAACTTTCTCTATCAGAAAGAACTTTTAGATGTAATGATTGTGGCTATGAAATAGATAGGGATTTAAATGCAAGTATAAATTTAAAAAATTACGGTAAATCAATAGCTTAG